GTCaacttttttgcaaaaaaaaattttgtttcttttttgtgaAGATATCTAAAGACATCTAAAGATATTTAAAGACATTTTTCTTGTGAAGAAAACCTGAAATATTTTGGCATTTTTGGAATGGCACTATAAGCCATTTTGTTGTCATGGTTCTGCGAAGCCTTATTTGAATGATacttttggccattttttgtgtCATGCTACTGTAAGCCTTATTTGAATAGCACACTATAATCCATTTTGCTGTCATGCGAAGCCTAATAGTGAATTTGATGTACTTTATATTCTTATTGAGTCAAAAATTGatggcatatttttttttataatttattcttctaattaaatgtaaaaaagaaataatacatGTCTTTTAACAATATAATGAACGTATGTAGCTTTCTTTtaggatattaaattaattaagataaaacaaatataattgttaattttcctaaaaaaatatataattgttaattgttaaaatgagaatacaaaaaagaaacaattttttttttgcaaaaaagttGACATGGCAGTCCACGTCAGCAACGGGCTCTAGGTGGCATCAAAAGCCCGAACAATTAATTTTGGGCCCGAAACAGGAgtgtaaatgttaaaaaaaattatagtccttattttcaaaatctGTAACTTATAGtcatttttctaaaaatcctGAAAGTTACGATCCTATTTTTCCATTAGGTCGTCTAAAACTGTCCAATGTTAGtgagtatatatattttctttatataaactctaaatcctaaacccttaGAATATATATTTGGTATGATGAAATGGAATGAGACGACagataatgaaaaataggtaggaatggaatgaaggaGGAAAATGATGACAACCCTTGAGCAATCGAGAATGAGCTAGTATTCTCATACAAGGAGTGGTGATTCGTAAGAAAAATGTACCAAATAAAGGAATGGACTAGAGATAGGAATTACCATTTCATTTCCCCTttcattccatcataccaagcATGCATGTTcttgtccccttgggatggcctagtggttggggtggttgtctgttgtccaagaggtcacaggttcgaatactctcggccacaataaccactaggtggggtgtgtgtatggtttgtattatttataatgtaatttcatcaaaaaaaaaagcatgCATGTTCTTATTCTTAATATTGTTATATGTCAATCATCCACGAATACAACAAATGATTTATAGATAGGTATAGACTAGCAGAAACAACGTGTACGTTtaactaatattattaatataattcaAATGTGTAactaatttataaatacattacaaaggatttatttatttattttattagaaGTTTGATTTTGCTAGAATATTAGGAATTGTAATTAATTATGCAAagattgaataaaaataattttatattaaatttagatgatttttttttcaattttatatttaaatgataaatGGGAGTAcgataaaacaaattaaacaaaacATATAAATTTGCACTCATAAAAGTATTTATTACATGCGAATGCATGTCATCTCCGCTAGTAAAAATAAAAGgaccttgaaaaaaaaaagttataaaagCACTTAatgaaagaattaaaaatataaatacagtGTTTTGCCTTGAATAAATAGATAGAAGTGTCAATTTTATATCTAGTAGATGATCTTTTGAGGTCATTGCAGACGTCAAATTGATGATgtcataattattaaaatttaaaggtTTGCTGACATCTAAATTAACTATAGAGACTTGCGTATGTGTATGAGGTCATTGCATTCACGATATTGTTtccatttttgtcattttgatccGTCCACAATATCATTTACACGcctatttataatatatagtagggtccacaaattTCAGTAgtcacaacaatagtgggacccaaactcgATCCACTCTCAACAATATCCAATACCATCAACTATACGCGTCGTCGACAAAGTGGAAACAGAACAGTATATTGTAATATAAATGCCATAGAAAGTAGGAAGCTATATATTAAAAAGTAGGCCCCGCATGCAATAGATGAGTGTAAACAAACTAGTATAAATACAAGGCAACCTCACATTCTCAATCCACCACATCCTAAAGCAAAAACCATTATCTTCAAGAAACCCTAGCTAGCTAGCCATGACCGACTTCACCTACAACTTCTTGCAACTGCCGGCCCTGGTTTACGAAGGCGACGCCCACAGCTACCTCGGCCTCACGAAAATCGACGTCTCCGGCAACCCGCTGAAGCACAGCTACGGCCGAATCATCCACAGCGATCCGGTGCAACTCTGGTCAACCCCTAATGAGAAAGCCGACTTCGAAACCACCCTGAAATTCATCCCGAGCAGCAGCAACTACAGCCCGGCGGACGGCCTCGTCTTCTTCATGGTCCCCGTCGGCCACAACTTCCCGAGCGACCCCGATGGCGGAAACCTTGGAATCTACCCGGGTCCCCACTGCCCCAAAGTGTTTGCCGTGGAGTTCGACATCTTCCCCAACAATGAGTGGGACCCGCCTTACCCACACGTCGGGATCAACATTGAAACTAGGGCTTCCCAATATAACGTTCGGATTCCGGAGCCGTTCATGGGGAATGAGGTGACCTTGAGGATCAACTACGTCGCCAGCGAAGGACGCATCAACGTCAATGTCTCCAACGGCACAGAAAGCAAAGAGTTCCACAACATCAAGCCCTTGGACTTGAGCTCTTTTCTTCCTGAGAAGGTTCAAGTCGGGCTCGCCGGCTCCACCGGCGATTTGGTCGCCAAACACGACGTCAGTTTGTGGGGTTTCAGCTCCAATCTCGTTAAGAATGGAGCATAGATTCCATTCGTCTGAATTTGCGATCGTATCGTCCACGTCCATTTCCATTGTGTGAttttgtgtatgtgtgtgtgcttcatatatactatataataagGACTAGCGATCGATCGACTACTCTACTCTTGTCTTGTGTGTGTATGgattgaaatatatatgaatgaaatgctttttactttattatttctcTGAGAACCGTTACATATAAAGTAGGTGCAGTCTCaacaaaaaaattgtgaattgtTTATAGGCCCAGCGTAAATAACTTAATTTGTAGGTTCAGTTCAGAGTTCTCACAATAagaaagtttttatttaaactcacctataaatatatataaggtGAGTTTAAACTCATTCTTGTGCAATTGCGGTGTAATAGGCTCGACAAAGCTACAAGTCATACATATATTGTCGTTGTGTTTAAAGGACTAAGGTGCGTATATTTGTTAATTGCTGAATCCTATTTCTTCTCAGGCTGTGAAATTTAAACCCTGATGAAGAAAATTGCACAAACCAAGTCTAATGGTGTCCATAAATATGTGGAGTCATGACTTTGAGTGGCCTGAAAAAATTAAGGCGTATAATTTGTTCAAAATTGAAATGTGGAGAtattatcaaagttcgtgtattatttaaaaattaatcctTTTAACATATATATAGTTGATTCTTGGTCACATCACATCTTCATCACAATCTTATCTTTTGTTCATATCATAATcaagtgaaaaataaataacttcTTTGGAAAAAATTTGAGAACCTCACCTTGTGCTATCAAATTACATCTCCTTCCATATGTTGAAATTAACTGGCAAattttaagttaattaattatactccGACTTAGGCACAGTTCTATTCTCAAATTctcaataattaatcaatcaatttaaATATTGTACGTTTCTTAATAGTCGACACATGTCTTGTGAAGCATTAGTTGACATAAAAGCATTTATCATCCTACAACTTTGGTTTAACCAAtttaaaaattttctttaaaaatatatatatatatatatattttttttttttgatcgggcaaagtcatgttagatgttagtaattagtttcccccatccactccaagaaccaccctaatctaattaagaagttaaatataaaatttaaataaatatttaatgcggaagtcttaaaataatttaaaactcacttttaaaataaatattttcgaaaataattttaagaaaaagaaatctttaaataaaattggtttttaaagcacttttaaaacgatttataagatatcaaaattttcaataatgtattcaaatataaaacttgattttgaattcataaatttaaacaactttattttcaaagcacgacatgaagatgtcagaaaaataattaactaattaataaaacttttactaaggaaaaactctaagtataaaataatatctttttagcagcggaaaatataacaaaataaaatctttatatgattaaaaattatgacatgaataaattcttaaataaatatttgaaatgaatttaaatataaattaaacaagtcatgacattaaaataatataataacatttatttaaacaaatcacacacaaatctcaaatagtatagaatttcagAGTTTACATAATCAAGAGATATCacatgaaataacataatatgttttaggaaacatttatctttaaatagattcgacgcgcccattcgactctccacgcgcctccgatatcaatcacctgaaactgttgaatatgggatgagcatacagggtacactcagtgtgggaacatgcaataattgtccatgttaataaaatggtaacacatattgtcataacgtaacataacttccatacgcactgtggcaatccaaggactttaatgtcccggaCCCTATATGTGGGCCCCTGGTGacaatataatggttgcaaccctgtaacatgaaatcgcattgtggcataccaaggacggtgaagtcctggaccaattatgctggcccctagcgataaatatttttacaacacatacggtaaacacataatattaaaatggacaaatattaaccacgtgcatgtactgaaataaatcccacacctggaaatttaacttgaacttgaacttcAACTTGAATGCTAACTTGAGTAATacaattaaaattcatatcctagtcgcgccgcacctagtcagataaattcaaataataacatataagggcctatttgaactttaaaataatttagattattggatcatataaaaataattgatctaataaatttaatagtaaaatatattttctcatGAAAATTTGGATTAAGAAatgatttaataatttaaataataagatATAATTTCTTatgaaaatattactccctccatctcataACAAGTCCACTTTCTTTTCAACACCGGAATTTAGATGGGATGATTAAAGAGTAAAACGATAAAAAGTGGTGAAGCCcacttttattttgtgagatTAATAGAATTTACGTGGAGATAATTAaaggataaaagataaaaaGTGGTGGAGTCGCGCTTCCTTTTTTAGAAAGTAGACACTTGTTATGAGACAAGCCAAAAAGAAATGTAGACACTTGTTATGGAGAAATCATGGAGTCTCTAATATGACGGAGGAAAGTGGATTAATGTGATTATGCCTTTAATGGGAGAATTTCTAGAGATATTGTTAtcaattactattattttttatttttttatttaaaagacATTATATGGTTGGTTACCCCAATATAATAGTGTTACCGAAATATAATATGCTTGTATCTCAATATACCATAGATTTCTTAATTGATCCTCAAAAATTATTTGACGCTATGTCTCTTAATATTAATACGTATGCAGAAGAATACTCATATTAAAAGTCTTCCGACATATGGATTTGTCAATCATTAATGATATTAGAATTAAAGTGATTCATGGGAGTAGTTGTAATGTGAATCCCAAATCCTAAAATTATGACGATGGTACGTGATGAATCGATGTAAACCTCTTATTTAgttgatttatatatttaaaaaacaacaaaaatttataatacTATTAAGGGTATTtggtagggatggcaatggatcctggacccggtccagatccgtggatccagatccgattttacggatctggatctcaattttttagatccgcggatctggatccggatctggatctcattttctaaaacggatctggatctggatcttgatatttgagatccggatccgacccagatccgacccgtggatccgatttaatttaaaatatattatttattttttatatttattttattaataatattagatatattaagAACATTCGTCCCCTTCATTTCTCTCCCAACTCTCGCGCTGCCTCTCGACTCTCGCCGCTCGCCGTTGGACTCTCGCTCCAGTCGGTCCGCCGACGGCGTCAGAGGCTTCGAGGAGTAGGAAGGGGATGTTCTCGGCCTGGAGGCGCGTATGACGATGACG
The genomic region above belongs to Salvia miltiorrhiza cultivar Shanhuang (shh) chromosome 5, IMPLAD_Smil_shh, whole genome shotgun sequence and contains:
- the LOC131024733 gene encoding agglutinin-2-like, whose translation is MTDFTYNFLQLPALVYEGDAHSYLGLTKIDVSGNPLKHSYGRIIHSDPVQLWSTPNEKADFETTLKFIPSSSNYSPADGLVFFMVPVGHNFPSDPDGGNLGIYPGPHCPKVFAVEFDIFPNNEWDPPYPHVGINIETRASQYNVRIPEPFMGNEVTLRINYVASEGRINVNVSNGTESKEFHNIKPLDLSSFLPEKVQVGLAGSTGDLVAKHDVSLWGFSSNLVKNGA